TGTGCTTCTTAATAGTGTGTTTGTCACAAGAAAAACACCTATGGGCTGTGGCCGAGAATAAGACTTCCATCGAGATGAGGCGAAAAAGGTAACAACGGAGCGATCCATTCGTATGCAACAGACTACCACAAATTCGAGGGTGGAGTGTCGCGAGCGCCAGCGGATATACCGGCGCGTACCGACCGGAACGGGTCCCCGTGCTCGATCCAGTCGAGGGGCGGCCGATCGGCGGTTTAGTAAGCCCTCGAGGGCTATACGGCCTCCGGGAGTTCCCCTCAGTATTCCGGGAGTGGACCGCGTTGCACCCGTGCAATCGCACCGAAGACGCAGGAGGTGGGTATGACACCGCGCGTCCGCGGTCCCCAGTCAGTACCGGGACGACACCTCGGCGCGAAGAGCTCCCTGAATCGAGTTTTCGCAGTTGCCCTCACAGTGACGAGTAACGAGTTATGAGCGTATCAACACAGCAACACGAAGAACGGAGCGGCACCGAAGCGGAGTCAACAGAGACAGCGGAGGCGAGTCACGACGTCAGGCAGGGCGGGCCGTCACTGGACGTCATCTTCGACGTGCTCAGAAACCGCCGTCGACGGCTCGTGATGCAGGCGGTAGAGGAGTGCAACGGGGAAACGACGCTGAGTGACCTCGCCGAGCACATCGGCGGAATCGAGAACGACAAACCGCCGGAGGCGCTCAACGCGCAGGAGCGAAAGCGCGTGTACGTCGGCCTGTATCAGTGCCACCTGCCGAAGATGCACGACGCCGGCGCGATCGAGTTCGACAAGGACCGCGGGACCGTCGAGCGGGGAGAAGTCACCGAACGGTATCACAAGTACCTCCAACGAGAGGTTGAAGGGGGCTCACCGTGGCCGACGTACTACGGAGCGCTCGCCGGCGGCACGTTTTTCCTCTACGTCGGGACCGTCGCGCTCGTCGGCCCGCAACCGGTCGTCGCAGTCGCCTCGCTCGTTCTCATCGGCGCACTGTCGGCGTATCACTGGAAGAACGAATCGGCCTGAAAACCGCGGAGCGAATCGACCTGAGAACCGCTGACCGAGGGTTCACGCGCTGATTTTGCGGCATAATTAGGAGACCTCCGCATACGGCTGTGAGAGGGTTGTCACGGGGATCACGGTCATCGTGTCGGCATCGCTACAGCGACCACCTAACTGGTGTTGGTTCTGAGTGTCTCATCATAACAAAGCCCGGTGCTCCAGTCGAATACAGCCGTCCGCTTCGGTTCGGTTCCGGGCGGGTCACACAACGTATGGTCCCACAACGCAGATTCGATAGTTCACGGACGAGTCGTACCGAAACCGACGAGAGAGCGAGGGTGTAAAGATGTGTGGTATCATCGTCCGCGCCGGTGTCGGCGACGCCCTCGGAGAGCTCTTGACCGGCCTCCGAAACCTCGAGTACCGCGGGTACGACTCCGCCGGGGTGGCACTCCGGCGGAACGACGGAGAGATCGTCGTCTGCAAACGCGAGGGCGAGACAGACGCCCTCGAAGCCGACCTCGACAGTGACCGCCTGAGCGGTTCAGTGGGGATCGGACATACCCGGTGGAGCACGCACGGCGCTCCCTCCGACGCCAACGCCCACCCACATACCGACGGGTCAAACCGGGTCGCAGTCGTTCACAACGGGATCATCCGAAACTACGAGACACTCAGACGCGAACTCCGAGATCGAGGCCACGAGTTCACCAGTGAGACCGACACCGAGGTTATTCCGCATCTCGTCGCCGACGCGCTCGACGCCGGTATCGATCCCGAGACGGCGTTCCGATCGGCGATAGACCGGATCGAGGGGAGTTACGCGATCGCGATGGTCGTCGACGGTCGCGAGGAGGTGTACGCGACACGGCGCGGATCGCCGTTGGTCTTGGGGGTCGGCGAGACCGCGAACTACCTCGCGAGCGACGTCCCCGCCTTCCTCGAGTTCACCGACCGCGTGGTGTATCTCGAAGATGACGACGTCGTCGTCGTCGACGCCGAGGGCTATCAGATCTCCGACGTGGCCGGCGATCCGATCGAACGGACCGTCGAGACGGTGGACTGGGACGCCGGGGACGCCAGGAAGGGCGTGTACAATCACTTTATGCGAAAAGAGATCGACGAACAGCCCGTCTCGCTCAGACAGACTATCAACGGCCGGATCGAGGGCGGAAAGAGCGTCCTTTCGGAGTTCCCGCAGGGATCGCTCGCGGACGTCGACGAGGTGATCTTCGTCGCCTGCGGCACCTCGTATCACGCGGGGATGTACGGCTGTACGCTGCTTCGGCGACGGGGTATTCCGGCGACAGCGGTTCCCGCCAACGAGTTCGCGCACGAACCGATGCCCGTCACGGACCGCACACTCGTAATTGCCGTGACACAGAGCGGCGAAACCGCCGACACACTGGCGTCGTTGCGGGCGGCAAACAGCTCGCCGGCACGAACGCTCGCGGTGACCAACGTGGTCGGCTCCACGGCGGCGAGGGAAGCCAACGACGCGCTCTTCATCCGCGCGGGGCCCGAGATCGGCGTCGCCGCGACGAAGACGTTCTCCTCGCAGGTCGCCGCGATCGCGCTGCTGGCCGATCGGCTGGAAGACGACGGAGCGGGACAGAGCGCGGGATGGTCGACGGCCGAGGAGACTGATCGATCCGCGGATCAGATCGATCGATCGGTTTCGACGACCGCAACGAAGAATCGCGAAGGCGCGAACGGTCGGACTGGAGGAGGCGATCGCGCGGAGAACGACGGCCAAACCGCGTACGACAACGGTGATGTTTCCGAACTTCGCGCGTTGCCGGACCACGTCGAAACCGTCGTCGGCGACGGCAATGCGGCGCGTTTGGCCACACAGTACGCAGATGCGGACTCGTACTTCTTCATCGGCCGGGGCGTCGGGTATCCAGTGGCGCTGGAAGGCGCGCTGAAGTTCAAGGAGATAACCTACGAGCACGCCGAGGGGTTCGCGGCCGGAGAGCTGAAACACGGGCCGCTCGCGCTCGTGACACCCGCCACCGTCGTCGTCGCGATCTTCACCGGTCGCAACGACGAGCGGACGCTTCACAACATCCGCGAGGCGCAGAGCCGCGGTGCGCCCGTCATCGGAATCGGTCCCGAATCCGCCACGGACGTTCGAGAGAAAGTCGACGAGTATCTGTCTTATCCCGACGTCGGACCGAACCTAGCCGGGATCCTCGCCAACGTCCACCTGCAGTTGCTCGCGTATCACGCCGCGGAAATTCGCGATCGAGCGATCGACAAACCGCGAAACCTGGCGAAAAGCGTCACAGTCGAGTGACTATCGAGCGGTTCGATGTCCAGTATGAGCGGTGCTGTATCCGGAATAGAAGCAGGACTCAGGGGGTGGCACGGAGTGGGAGACGCAGAGAGTCAGAGAGTGGAGTACGTGAGAGAGACAGGGAGAAAACGAATTAGGGCGCGTTGCTCGTCGGCCATCGGATCCCCGCGCTGGCCTCCTTCTCCTCTGTCTCCGTCCGCATCGCAGCCTCGCCGACCGCCAGTTCGGTACGGGTGAGACAGTTGAGACAACCGTGAACCGTGTTGTCCAAGCCGAACACCCGAACGAACTGTTTGCTGACGGCCGCACCGCACCGTTCACACTGCCGGTTCGTGTCCATCGTGTACCTTCGATCTGGCATACACACCCCGATTGCCGAATATGGTCTTGGTTATGTGGGAGGTAATAGAACGGCCGATTGTTCACAGAGGAGTACCGAAGGGCACACCCCGAGAGTGTGGTACCGCCCCCGCGAGAACTGTTCACACGGATCCTTTCGGACAGTACGGGGGGAAATCGTCCGTAGTAGGTGTCGGCAACCACGGTCTAACGGGGTGATAACGAAGGCAGTGGGGGATGTGGTTCCGAACGCCCGGAGCGCCCGACGGTCACCCCCCCACCCCCCTTCACTGGCCCCCACACGATGCGTCGGGTTCTCGGGCAATTTTTCGGCCACCGGTCAGTACCCACCGAACACGCATCCATACGCGAGCGACGGCCAAACCCGTGAGTACGAATCTCTCTGACGAATCCGCAAAGACGAATCCACAATAAGCCGAAACGAAACTGACCGAGAGCCTCAGGAACCGGGACCGAGGAGACGCGGTGCGTTCGTTGAGGGCATCGAAGCGGGCGTCGTTCCCGCGACGAACGTCTCTGACCCCGCGACTAGGGCGCGCGACACCGTCGGCGGCGACGCCGGATCGACGACGATTACGTCGGCGCGCGCACCGGTTTCGAGTCGCCCTCGATTGTCGAGCCCGACCGCGTCGGCCGGGTTCCTCGTCACTCGGTTCACCCGCTCGTAAAGCGGTTCACCCGTGTCAGTGAGAGCCGCTGCGAGGAGCGACGGCGGGTGGTAGTCGGCACAGAGAACGTCGACGAGACCCTCGTCGATCGCCTCGCGAGCCGAGAGGTTATCCCAGAGGCTCCCGCCGCGAACGAGGTTGGGGGCACCCATCGCGATACCGATGCCTCGGTTCGCGGCGCGTCGCGCGGCCGCGAGAGTCAGCGGGTACTCGCTGATCGAGACACCGCACGCGGCCATCCGGTCGACGGTCGCCGCGCTCTCGTCGTCGTGCGACGCGAGCGGAACGCCGAGACGGTCCGCCAGCGTCGCCATACGCTCGACAAGGTCGTCGCGTTCCGATTGTGAGAACGACCTTCTCTCGGTGGCGGCCCGAGCGACGGTATCAGCCGACCACCCGCGGTTCTCTCCGTAGTGTTGCTCGAACTGCTCGCGATCGAACTGCCCCTCCTCGGGCGCGTGGTGCATCACTGAGAGGAGGTCCACGGAGACGTCCGAAGCCAGCCGCTCGACCGCCTCCACGCTCCGTTCGACCAGTTCGCATCGAGCGTGAAACCGGTTGTCGGCGATCGTGTACGACGCCGAGTCGATCTCGCGGGCGATGGCCGCCGCGTCATCGAGCGACCGGGCGTCGTCGGGAGCGTCCTCGAAGGCGACGGCGTGAAACTTGGTCGTCACACCGTTGAACAGGTTCGTTCGATCCGCCGACGCGAGAGCGGTTTGGGCGTCGACCGGGGCGTCAGACCGCGGGTACAGGTGGCTCTCGATGTCGTCTCCGTGGAGATCGACGAGTCCCGGCAGGACGAGCTGTCCGTCGACGTCGATCGATCTCACACCCGCCATCGATCGGGGTGTCGTCTCTCCGACGTGCGTGATCTGGCCGTTCGCGACCACCACGCGACCGCCTTCGATGGTGCGCGTCGGTGTGACGACTCGGCCGTTTTTGAGCTCTATCGGTCGGGTCATCGAATCCGAACTGACCCCCGGACAACCCGCGGTGACGAACGTAATTCGGCCCGGTTTAACAGTAGATGACTCTGTCTCGCGGTACTAATTGGAGCGTGCGACATACTTCGAACCGACGAGGAAATACGGCTTTGTTAATCACCGTACGGGTTCTGACTGCGGGAAGTCCGTCGTGGTAGTAGGTTACTACCCGAAGAAAGAAAGAGTGAGGATAGGCGAGATATATAATATAAATTTATATGTAATATTGATTTGGTAAATAAAACAATAAATAGTCAAAGATCTAATAAACGACGATTATACCCTATTCTTCTTATTTTTAAATGTTGGAGATCTTATTTATACAGTTAAAATTATTATTTCATATGAATCATCGGAAGGCTACTGATCCGGAACCCGCCGGGGGAAGAGACACAGATCCGCCCGGCCGGTCGCAACGAGCGTGTTCACTTTGTCGACGGACGTCGTCGGCGCAGTCGCGATCGTGGAAATCCCGGTTTCGTTGCGGAGATCGTCACTGAAATCGCTCGGACCCGATTGATCGAGGGCACGCGAGCCACGCTGCGCGTCGACGGGGGCGACCACATCACAGCCGACCGTCGCGAGTCGATCTGCGATTTCGAACGCATCCGTCATCGATATTCCCGTTGGTTCCGCCCCAGAAACAGGGATCGTGACGCCCAAGGCGTTCGAATCGGGCCACGACTGAGAGACTGCTGAAACGACGTCTCGGAGGAGTTCAGTGCGGTCGTCGAGCGACCCTTCGAGAGCGAGGAGATCGCCGAACAGCGAATCGGTACCGCCGTCGATCTGGAGGTACTCGAATCCAGCGTCGGCCGCCCGCCGCGCTGCATCCGAGAAGTTCTCGACGACCGCTTCGCGCTGAGATGACGAGAGTGCATCCGGCGCGAACTCGGCTGGCCGAACCGGATACTCGTCGCTGAGTCGCGGAGCCCACGTCGATTCTCGTTCCTTGTATCCCCCGGATTCGAGAATTTGAGCCTCAACGCCACCGTGAGCGCCCGCGTGAAGTAACCGCGTTCCGACGGTGACGTCCGCGGGGACGGACGCGAGGACATCGGCCCACGCGTCGGTATGTTCCTCGGTGTACAACCCCGGTGATCCGGTGGTTCGACGCGCGTCCGGAGCGACGGCGAGCGGTTCCGTGAGCACCAGTCCAGGACCGTCCGCGGCGGCGTCGGGCACCATCGACAGTTGTTGGGTGGACGGTGTGCCGTCGACCGCGGAAAATGTCGTTTCGAGCGGTCGAACGAACCGGTTTTCGAGGCGGGTGCCGCCGACATCGAGGGGTTGATACGCCGGGGGAAGCACCGAGTCGCCCGGCGTCGTCCGTGCGAACCACTCGTCGAACGCCTGCACGAACGACGGATCCCGTCGCTTCAGACTCCCGTAGGTGAGCCGACCGCTCCGCGTGAGATGGTGCACCGCGAACTGTCGCGGGGGCAGGTCGTAGTATCGCGCGACCTTCTCGAAGTGGATTCGGCTGCGCTCCGCCGCCGAGAGAAGGTTATCGACGAACGGCCGCCTCGATGCCTCATAGGCCGAAAGCGCCCGTTCGATGTCGTCGTGAGACTCGAACGTCTCCATCAGTCCGATTGCGTCCTCCATCGCGAGCGTCGTTCCCGATCCGATCGAATAGTGGGCTGTGTGGGCCGCATCGCCGAGGAGGACCATATTGTCGTGGTGCCAGCGCTCGTTCGTCACCGTCTCGAATCGCCGCCACTGGTCCTGTTGGGACAGCAGCGAGTGTCCGCCGAGGTGGTCGGCGAACACGTCTTCGAGGTAGGAGAGGTACTCCGACTCGCTGGCCTGTTCGAGGCCGGACCGTTCCCACGTCTCCGCGTCGCAGTCGACGATGAACGTGCTCGTCGGGCTCGGGTACGTGTGCGCACACCAGATGCCGTCGTCGTTCTCGACGAAGATGTGCGTGAGCGCCTCGAAGTCCTGCTCGGTGCCGAACCACGAAAAACGCGCTTCGCCCTCGACGATGTCGGTGCCGAACTCGTCGGCGAACGCGTCGCGCGAGCGACTGTGGATACCGTCTGCGAAGATGCAGAGGTCGGATTCAGCCGCCAGTTCCCCCGGCTCTGAGATGGTCGTCTCGAACTGGAGATCGACGCCGACGTCCCGACAGCGATCTTGCAGCACCGTGAGCAGATCAGTCCGCATCATACTCGCGAACGTGTTGCCGCCGCAGCGATAGCGTTCGTCGCCGTAACGGATGTCGAACGGATCCCAACGCTCGAAGTTTTCGGTGATCGCTCGATGAGAGGGGGCGTCGGCCTCGGCGAGGTTCGAGATCGTTCGATCGGGGAAGACGATCCCCCAGCCGTACGTTACGCCCTGTGGATTGCGCTCGTAGACGGTGACGTCCCAGTCGGAGTGGGTCTTCTTGAGCAGGATGCTCGCGTACAGTCCGCCGGGGCCGCCACCGATGATGTTGACGTTCATGAGAGAGTGTGTCGAATTAGGGCGCTCACAGTCGCGTTCGCGACGTGAGCGGTGGTTTCAGTATGCTGTGCAGCGGTTACCAGATGTTCTCGAACAGCTGTTCGTACTGTTTCACCTTATCCTTGGGGGGTTTCTCCGTGGCGTAGGCGACGAGCACCATCAGAACGATTTGGGTCACGACGAGGGGAACGAACGGCAGGAATCCGAACGTCAGACTGGCCGGAAGCAGGCCCAGTTCGAACGCCCAGATGCCGATGAATCCCCAGATCAGTCCGGCGTACGCCGCGTACTTGTTCGAGCGACGCCAGTAGAACGCCGAGCAGATGGGGAAGAACATCAACCCATAGCCGGAGAACGCGAACGTCGCGGTATCGACGATGCTGTCGCGGGTGAGCATCGCGCCAGCGAAGGCGGCGAGGAAGATGAGGATCAAGAACCCGCGTGTGTAGTAGATCTCGCGGTACTCCCCGATGTGGAAGAACTCCCGGAGGACGTCCTCGGTGAAGAACGTGCTCAAGGTGAGCACCTGTCCGTCCAGACTGGACATCAGCGCCGCGAGAATCCCCGCGAGCGCGAACCCGACGACCCACACGGGGAGCGTTTGTTGGACCAACGTCGGAAGAATGAAGTCTGGATTCGCCAAGTCCGGGAACTGCGCCACGCCCCAAAACCCCAAGAGAACCGCCGGAGTCCAGACGACGATGACCGCGATCGGGTACAGCACTGCAGTCTGCTGTAGGTTCTTCACGGAGCGGGCGGTCATATACCGCACGAACAGGTGCGGGAACATAAACGCGCCAAGGGCGACGATTAGTCCCTGTGAGAACCACGGACGGGGTTGGAACGGCGGAATACCGCCCCTGTTCAGAAGGACTCCGTCGTTGATCTGTGCGACCGCCGCCGTGGCGCTCTCGAAGCCGCCCAACCGAGTGGGCACCCAGAAGAACATCGCGAGGAGAAAGACGATGAAGACGGCACCTTGGAAGGCGTTCGTCCAACCGGTACCGCGCATCCCGCCCTGATAGACGTAGCCGCCGACGACGAGGAGGACGATCGCGGCACCCAACCAGTACGGGACAACTCCGCCGGTGAGCGCCTCGAAGACGATACCGCCTCCCTGAACGCCGACGAGGATGTAAGGGATCGTCCAGATAGTGAACATCAGCATCGCTACGAGACCGAGATACGACGCGTCCCACCGGTGATTGATGATCTGGGCGGGCGTGATGTGACCGAACTCCTTGCCGACCATCCAGATCCGGTATCCCACCGTCATCAAGAAAACGGGGAATAAGAACGCGAACAGCACGACGAAGAACCCGAACGCCCCGGCACCAGCACTGTACGCCAAACCGGGGGCACCGATCATCACGACAGCGGTCATATTCGTCGCGAACAGCGCAGCCAGCAGGATGATCGTGCTGAAGGAGCGATCCGCCATCAGGTAATCCTCTCGCGAGGTGCCGGTCGCACGCGCGGCCACGTGGCCGACGCCCAGCACGATGAGTAAGTACGCGGCCGTGATGCCGATAATCAGGAGATTCGAGCTCGAAACCATTATTCACCACCGTTCCCGACCGTCGAGGAGTCCGTCGAAGTCGCGTCTCCGTCGATAGTCGCTTCGTGTTCGGCTGGCGGTTCGGGAGCGAGCACGTACATCACTGCGAGAATGGCGGTCCCGACTAACAGGAACGCGACGTCGTAGGCGATCTGTACGGGGATCCACCCGAAGACGAGTGCCTGTGAGTTCATCAGTCCGAGCAATTCGCTCTGATGCAAGACGACCATCGCGAGCACCGCCCCCAGTAGGGCGATCCGCACCGGTCGCTTCGGTGTCCAAAAGCTATCGCCGATCATGATAACGATACCCACGTTTGAAACAAGGGTACTTGAAACTATCTATAAAGTACGTTAATATTCGACCTTCGTAGCAACGAGGTGGCTGTCAGCGTTTGCGGCCGGTAACACTATAGATTTATCACGCTGGATTA
This DNA window, taken from Halobellus sp. LT62, encodes the following:
- a CDS encoding sodium:solute symporter family protein translates to MVSSSNLLIIGITAAYLLIVLGVGHVAARATGTSREDYLMADRSFSTIILLAALFATNMTAVVMIGAPGLAYSAGAGAFGFFVVLFAFLFPVFLMTVGYRIWMVGKEFGHITPAQIINHRWDASYLGLVAMLMFTIWTIPYILVGVQGGGIVFEALTGGVVPYWLGAAIVLLVVGGYVYQGGMRGTGWTNAFQGAVFIVFLLAMFFWVPTRLGGFESATAAVAQINDGVLLNRGGIPPFQPRPWFSQGLIVALGAFMFPHLFVRYMTARSVKNLQQTAVLYPIAVIVVWTPAVLLGFWGVAQFPDLANPDFILPTLVQQTLPVWVVGFALAGILAALMSSLDGQVLTLSTFFTEDVLREFFHIGEYREIYYTRGFLILIFLAAFAGAMLTRDSIVDTATFAFSGYGLMFFPICSAFYWRRSNKYAAYAGLIWGFIGIWAFELGLLPASLTFGFLPFVPLVVTQIVLMVLVAYATEKPPKDKVKQYEQLFENIW
- a CDS encoding FAD-dependent monooxygenase, yielding MNVNIIGGGPGGLYASILLKKTHSDWDVTVYERNPQGVTYGWGIVFPDRTISNLAEADAPSHRAITENFERWDPFDIRYGDERYRCGGNTFASMMRTDLLTVLQDRCRDVGVDLQFETTISEPGELAAESDLCIFADGIHSRSRDAFADEFGTDIVEGEARFSWFGTEQDFEALTHIFVENDDGIWCAHTYPSPTSTFIVDCDAETWERSGLEQASESEYLSYLEDVFADHLGGHSLLSQQDQWRRFETVTNERWHHDNMVLLGDAAHTAHYSIGSGTTLAMEDAIGLMETFESHDDIERALSAYEASRRPFVDNLLSAAERSRIHFEKVARYYDLPPRQFAVHHLTRSGRLTYGSLKRRDPSFVQAFDEWFARTTPGDSVLPPAYQPLDVGGTRLENRFVRPLETTFSAVDGTPSTQQLSMVPDAAADGPGLVLTEPLAVAPDARRTTGSPGLYTEEHTDAWADVLASVPADVTVGTRLLHAGAHGGVEAQILESGGYKERESTWAPRLSDEYPVRPAEFAPDALSSSQREAVVENFSDAARRAADAGFEYLQIDGGTDSLFGDLLALEGSLDDRTELLRDVVSAVSQSWPDSNALGVTIPVSGAEPTGISMTDAFEIADRLATVGCDVVAPVDAQRGSRALDQSGPSDFSDDLRNETGISTIATAPTTSVDKVNTLVATGRADLCLFPRRVPDQ
- a CDS encoding alpha-D-ribose 1-methylphosphonate 5-triphosphate diphosphatase; the encoded protein is MTRPIELKNGRVVTPTRTIEGGRVVVANGQITHVGETTPRSMAGVRSIDVDGQLVLPGLVDLHGDDIESHLYPRSDAPVDAQTALASADRTNLFNGVTTKFHAVAFEDAPDDARSLDDAAAIAREIDSASYTIADNRFHARCELVERSVEAVERLASDVSVDLLSVMHHAPEEGQFDREQFEQHYGENRGWSADTVARAATERRSFSQSERDDLVERMATLADRLGVPLASHDDESAATVDRMAACGVSISEYPLTLAAARRAANRGIGIAMGAPNLVRGGSLWDNLSAREAIDEGLVDVLCADYHPPSLLAAALTDTGEPLYERVNRVTRNPADAVGLDNRGRLETGARADVIVVDPASPPTVSRALVAGSETFVAGTTPASMPSTNAPRLLGPGS
- the glmS gene encoding glutamine--fructose-6-phosphate transaminase (isomerizing) — its product is MCGIIVRAGVGDALGELLTGLRNLEYRGYDSAGVALRRNDGEIVVCKREGETDALEADLDSDRLSGSVGIGHTRWSTHGAPSDANAHPHTDGSNRVAVVHNGIIRNYETLRRELRDRGHEFTSETDTEVIPHLVADALDAGIDPETAFRSAIDRIEGSYAIAMVVDGREEVYATRRGSPLVLGVGETANYLASDVPAFLEFTDRVVYLEDDDVVVVDAEGYQISDVAGDPIERTVETVDWDAGDARKGVYNHFMRKEIDEQPVSLRQTINGRIEGGKSVLSEFPQGSLADVDEVIFVACGTSYHAGMYGCTLLRRRGIPATAVPANEFAHEPMPVTDRTLVIAVTQSGETADTLASLRAANSSPARTLAVTNVVGSTAAREANDALFIRAGPEIGVAATKTFSSQVAAIALLADRLEDDGAGQSAGWSTAEETDRSADQIDRSVSTTATKNREGANGRTGGGDRAENDGQTAYDNGDVSELRALPDHVETVVGDGNAARLATQYADADSYFFIGRGVGYPVALEGALKFKEITYEHAEGFAAGELKHGPLALVTPATVVVAIFTGRNDERTLHNIREAQSRGAPVIGIGPESATDVREKVDEYLSYPDVGPNLAGILANVHLQLLAYHAAEIRDRAIDKPRNLAKSVTVE
- a CDS encoding DUF7344 domain-containing protein gives rise to the protein MSVSTQQHEERSGTEAESTETAEASHDVRQGGPSLDVIFDVLRNRRRRLVMQAVEECNGETTLSDLAEHIGGIENDKPPEALNAQERKRVYVGLYQCHLPKMHDAGAIEFDKDRGTVERGEVTERYHKYLQREVEGGSPWPTYYGALAGGTFFLYVGTVALVGPQPVVAVASLVLIGALSAYHWKNESA
- a CDS encoding DUF7563 family protein; the encoded protein is MPDRRYTMDTNRQCERCGAAVSKQFVRVFGLDNTVHGCLNCLTRTELAVGEAAMRTETEEKEASAGIRWPTSNAP